The Mercenaria mercenaria strain notata chromosome 10, MADL_Memer_1, whole genome shotgun sequence genome contains a region encoding:
- the LOC123559551 gene encoding monocarboxylate transporter 13-like isoform X1, with protein MPGNTKLAKNSEETSKETETYLRKSSANGNKASNNSSKHKDCTLLTPVPPDGGWGWVITLSSFMIGVIVDGIAFTFGIFFIEFQDYFGANKSTTSSINSVLTGTYLSIGPIAGALTNIFGCRKVAMAGAIITSISFFVCTFSPNVNVMIVLYGFCGGTGFGLMYLPAIVMVGYYFDKRRALATGIAVCGSGIGSFAFAPLSEALLSRYSWKGAMWILSAISLNGLVFAALFRPLEYTDTSLELVETCDEEIEIHADDNTSKPIYNPQLQRVKGAPENSIYRSRSLEACNQQNGSKDSDIARLGHSLFLDAEPRSRKHAKGRHVLRPLERKDIFYSGSVQNLPEYTAAANEEMFVRSMLKLDHSDTSSTKSTKISWLKLFSNTFDFSLLKSPTFVLYGLSCFLCMIGFFVPFIYIPDIAIEHGMSTSQTAWIISSIGIINTVARIAVGWVSDKPWADCILINTFWLIVTGVLTMFVPFYKIYAGLVAYAVLFGCGIAVFVSLRSIIVVELLGIDKLTNSFGLLILCQGLSTFIGSPIAGALFDATGNYLASFYLAGVVICLSGLICLPLRRLSRWEKAREDKKMEDQKKNDIETVLLDRKQNNGVGINNKQ; from the exons ATGCCTGGAAACACAAAACTGGCCAAAAACTCTGAAGAGACAAGCAAAGAGACAGAAACGTATTTAAGGAAAAGCTCTGCAAACGGGAACAAAGCCTCGAATAACAGCAGTAAACATAAAGATTGTACTCTGCTGACACCCGTACCACCAGATGGAGGATGGGGTTGGGTAATTACTCTCTCATCTTTTATGATCGGAGTCATTGTTGATGGTATTGCTTTCACGTTTGGAATTTTCTTCATCGAGTTCCAGGACTATTTCGGGGCTAATAAAAGCACAACATCGTCAATCAATTCTGTACTAACCGGGACTTATTTGTCAATCG GTCCTATTGCTGGGGCACTAACGAATATATTTGGCTGCAGAAAGGTTGCAATGGCAGGAGCTATTATCACATCAATTTCTTTCTTCGTTTGCACATTCTCTCCGAACGTCAATGTTATGATTGTGCTGTACGGATTTTGTGGTG gAACTGGTTTTGGATTGATGTATTTACCAGCTATTGTAATGGTCGGGTATTATTTTGACAAACGTCGTGCCCTGGCGACAGGTATAGCCGTCTGTGGGAGCGGTATAGGCAGTTTCGCATTTGCGCCACTTAGTGAGGCCCTCCTTAGCCGCTACAGTTGGAAGGGGGCTATGTGGATCTTATCCGCTATATCCCTTAATGGACTGGTATTTGCAGCGCTATTTCGCCCTCTAGAATATACAGACACATCATTGGAACTCGTGGAGACTTGCGATGAAGAAATAGAAATACATGCAGACGATAATACCAGCAAACCAATTTACAATCCACAATTGCAAAGAGTTAAGGGCGCACCCGAAAACTCTATTTATAGAAGTAGATCTCTTGAAGCATGTAATCAACAAAATGGTAGTAAGGATTCTGATATAGCAAGACTAGGCCATAGCCTCTTTCTTGATGCTGAACCAAGATCTAGGAAACATGCCAAAGGTAGACATGTTCTACGTCCTTTGGAAcgaaaagatatattttatagCGGAAGTGTTCAAAATCTACCTGAATATACAGCGGCAGCAAATGAAGAAATGTTCGTGCGAAGTATGCTAAAACTAGATCATTCCGATACAAGTAGCACAAAAAGCACGAAAATCTCATGGCTAAAGCTTTTTAGTAACACGTTCGACTTTTCGCTTTTGAAAAGTCCAACTTTCGTCCTTTACGGTTTATCCTGTTTTCTTTGCATGATAG gttTTTTCGTACCATTCATTTATATACCAGACATTGCAATAGAGCATGGGATGTCTACTTCACAG acaGCCTGGATTATTTCAAGTATTGGAATAATCAACACCGTTGCACGTATAGCAGTCGGCTGGGTGTCAGATAAGCCATGGGCAGACTGTATTCTTATAAATACATTTTGGCTTATTGTTACTGGAGTTCTCACTATGTTTGTTCCCTTCTACAAGATATACGCTGGTTTGGTGGCATATGCTGTATTGTTCGGATGTGGTATAG CTGTATTTGTATCACTTCGGTCGATCATAGTGGTTGAGCTTCTCGGCATAGACAAACTTACAAACTCATTTGGTTTGTTAATACTTTGTCAGGGATTGTCCACTTTTATCGGGTCCCCAATTGCAG GAGCTTTGTTTGATGCAACGGGCAATTACTTGGCATCATTTTACCTCGCTGGTGTTGTGATTTGTCTATCGGGATTGATATGTCTTCCATTAAGAAGACTTAGCAGATGGGAAAAAGCACGTGAAGACAAGAAAATGGaggatcaaaagaaaaatgatatAGAAACAGTTTTGTTGGACAGAAAGCAAAACAATGGTGTCGGTATTAATAATAAACAATAG
- the LOC123559551 gene encoding monocarboxylate transporter 13-like isoform X3, producing MGLGPIAGALTNIFGCRKVAMAGAIITSISFFVCTFSPNVNVMIVLYGFCGGTGFGLMYLPAIVMVGYYFDKRRALATGIAVCGSGIGSFAFAPLSEALLSRYSWKGAMWILSAISLNGLVFAALFRPLEYTDTSLELVETCDEEIEIHADDNTSKPIYNPQLQRVKGAPENSIYRSRSLEACNQQNGSKDSDIARLGHSLFLDAEPRSRKHAKGRHVLRPLERKDIFYSGSVQNLPEYTAAANEEMFVRSMLKLDHSDTSSTKSTKISWLKLFSNTFDFSLLKSPTFVLYGLSCFLCMIGFFVPFIYIPDIAIEHGMSTSQTAWIISSIGIINTVARIAVGWVSDKPWADCILINTFWLIVTGVLTMFVPFYKIYAGLVAYAVLFGCGIAVFVSLRSIIVVELLGIDKLTNSFGLLILCQGLSTFIGSPIAGALFDATGNYLASFYLAGVVICLSGLICLPLRRLSRWEKAREDKKMEDQKKNDIETVLLDRKQNNGVGINNKQ from the exons ATGGGGTTGG GTCCTATTGCTGGGGCACTAACGAATATATTTGGCTGCAGAAAGGTTGCAATGGCAGGAGCTATTATCACATCAATTTCTTTCTTCGTTTGCACATTCTCTCCGAACGTCAATGTTATGATTGTGCTGTACGGATTTTGTGGTG gAACTGGTTTTGGATTGATGTATTTACCAGCTATTGTAATGGTCGGGTATTATTTTGACAAACGTCGTGCCCTGGCGACAGGTATAGCCGTCTGTGGGAGCGGTATAGGCAGTTTCGCATTTGCGCCACTTAGTGAGGCCCTCCTTAGCCGCTACAGTTGGAAGGGGGCTATGTGGATCTTATCCGCTATATCCCTTAATGGACTGGTATTTGCAGCGCTATTTCGCCCTCTAGAATATACAGACACATCATTGGAACTCGTGGAGACTTGCGATGAAGAAATAGAAATACATGCAGACGATAATACCAGCAAACCAATTTACAATCCACAATTGCAAAGAGTTAAGGGCGCACCCGAAAACTCTATTTATAGAAGTAGATCTCTTGAAGCATGTAATCAACAAAATGGTAGTAAGGATTCTGATATAGCAAGACTAGGCCATAGCCTCTTTCTTGATGCTGAACCAAGATCTAGGAAACATGCCAAAGGTAGACATGTTCTACGTCCTTTGGAAcgaaaagatatattttatagCGGAAGTGTTCAAAATCTACCTGAATATACAGCGGCAGCAAATGAAGAAATGTTCGTGCGAAGTATGCTAAAACTAGATCATTCCGATACAAGTAGCACAAAAAGCACGAAAATCTCATGGCTAAAGCTTTTTAGTAACACGTTCGACTTTTCGCTTTTGAAAAGTCCAACTTTCGTCCTTTACGGTTTATCCTGTTTTCTTTGCATGATAG gttTTTTCGTACCATTCATTTATATACCAGACATTGCAATAGAGCATGGGATGTCTACTTCACAG acaGCCTGGATTATTTCAAGTATTGGAATAATCAACACCGTTGCACGTATAGCAGTCGGCTGGGTGTCAGATAAGCCATGGGCAGACTGTATTCTTATAAATACATTTTGGCTTATTGTTACTGGAGTTCTCACTATGTTTGTTCCCTTCTACAAGATATACGCTGGTTTGGTGGCATATGCTGTATTGTTCGGATGTGGTATAG CTGTATTTGTATCACTTCGGTCGATCATAGTGGTTGAGCTTCTCGGCATAGACAAACTTACAAACTCATTTGGTTTGTTAATACTTTGTCAGGGATTGTCCACTTTTATCGGGTCCCCAATTGCAG GAGCTTTGTTTGATGCAACGGGCAATTACTTGGCATCATTTTACCTCGCTGGTGTTGTGATTTGTCTATCGGGATTGATATGTCTTCCATTAAGAAGACTTAGCAGATGGGAAAAAGCACGTGAAGACAAGAAAATGGaggatcaaaagaaaaatgatatAGAAACAGTTTTGTTGGACAGAAAGCAAAACAATGGTGTCGGTATTAATAATAAACAATAG
- the LOC123559551 gene encoding monocarboxylate transporter 13-like isoform X2 — protein MPGNTKLAKNSEETSKETETYLRKSSANGNKASNNSSKHKDCTLLTPVPPDGGWGWVITLSSFMIGVIVDGIAFTFGIFFIEFQDYFGANKSTTSSINSVLTGTYLSIGPIAGALTNIFGCRKVAMAGAIITSISFFVCTFSPNVNVMIVLYGFCGGTGFGLMYLPAIVMVGYYFDKRRALATGIAVCGSGIGSFAFAPLSEALLSRYSWKGAMWILSAISLNGLVFAALFRPLEYTDTSLELVETCDEEIEIHADDNTSKPIYNPQLQRVKGAPENSIYRSRSLEACNQQNGSKDSDIARLGHSLFLDAEPRSRKHAKGRHVLRPLERKDIFYSGSVQNLPEYTAAANEEMFVRSMLKLDHSDTSSTKSTKISWLKLFSNTFDFSLLKSPTFVLYGLSCFLCMIGFFVPFIYIPDIAIEHGMSTSQTAWIISSIGIINTVARIAVGWVSDKPWADCILINTFWLIVTGVLTMFVPFYKIYAGLVAYAVLFGCGIGALFDATGNYLASFYLAGVVICLSGLICLPLRRLSRWEKAREDKKMEDQKKNDIETVLLDRKQNNGVGINNKQ, from the exons ATGCCTGGAAACACAAAACTGGCCAAAAACTCTGAAGAGACAAGCAAAGAGACAGAAACGTATTTAAGGAAAAGCTCTGCAAACGGGAACAAAGCCTCGAATAACAGCAGTAAACATAAAGATTGTACTCTGCTGACACCCGTACCACCAGATGGAGGATGGGGTTGGGTAATTACTCTCTCATCTTTTATGATCGGAGTCATTGTTGATGGTATTGCTTTCACGTTTGGAATTTTCTTCATCGAGTTCCAGGACTATTTCGGGGCTAATAAAAGCACAACATCGTCAATCAATTCTGTACTAACCGGGACTTATTTGTCAATCG GTCCTATTGCTGGGGCACTAACGAATATATTTGGCTGCAGAAAGGTTGCAATGGCAGGAGCTATTATCACATCAATTTCTTTCTTCGTTTGCACATTCTCTCCGAACGTCAATGTTATGATTGTGCTGTACGGATTTTGTGGTG gAACTGGTTTTGGATTGATGTATTTACCAGCTATTGTAATGGTCGGGTATTATTTTGACAAACGTCGTGCCCTGGCGACAGGTATAGCCGTCTGTGGGAGCGGTATAGGCAGTTTCGCATTTGCGCCACTTAGTGAGGCCCTCCTTAGCCGCTACAGTTGGAAGGGGGCTATGTGGATCTTATCCGCTATATCCCTTAATGGACTGGTATTTGCAGCGCTATTTCGCCCTCTAGAATATACAGACACATCATTGGAACTCGTGGAGACTTGCGATGAAGAAATAGAAATACATGCAGACGATAATACCAGCAAACCAATTTACAATCCACAATTGCAAAGAGTTAAGGGCGCACCCGAAAACTCTATTTATAGAAGTAGATCTCTTGAAGCATGTAATCAACAAAATGGTAGTAAGGATTCTGATATAGCAAGACTAGGCCATAGCCTCTTTCTTGATGCTGAACCAAGATCTAGGAAACATGCCAAAGGTAGACATGTTCTACGTCCTTTGGAAcgaaaagatatattttatagCGGAAGTGTTCAAAATCTACCTGAATATACAGCGGCAGCAAATGAAGAAATGTTCGTGCGAAGTATGCTAAAACTAGATCATTCCGATACAAGTAGCACAAAAAGCACGAAAATCTCATGGCTAAAGCTTTTTAGTAACACGTTCGACTTTTCGCTTTTGAAAAGTCCAACTTTCGTCCTTTACGGTTTATCCTGTTTTCTTTGCATGATAG gttTTTTCGTACCATTCATTTATATACCAGACATTGCAATAGAGCATGGGATGTCTACTTCACAG acaGCCTGGATTATTTCAAGTATTGGAATAATCAACACCGTTGCACGTATAGCAGTCGGCTGGGTGTCAGATAAGCCATGGGCAGACTGTATTCTTATAAATACATTTTGGCTTATTGTTACTGGAGTTCTCACTATGTTTGTTCCCTTCTACAAGATATACGCTGGTTTGGTGGCATATGCTGTATTGTTCGGATGTGGTATAG GAGCTTTGTTTGATGCAACGGGCAATTACTTGGCATCATTTTACCTCGCTGGTGTTGTGATTTGTCTATCGGGATTGATATGTCTTCCATTAAGAAGACTTAGCAGATGGGAAAAAGCACGTGAAGACAAGAAAATGGaggatcaaaagaaaaatgatatAGAAACAGTTTTGTTGGACAGAAAGCAAAACAATGGTGTCGGTATTAATAATAAACAATAG